In Cardiocondyla obscurior isolate alpha-2009 linkage group LG07, Cobs3.1, whole genome shotgun sequence, the DNA window CGGGAAACGGTGTATATAAACAGCCTAGCTAGGCAATGCGATAACAGCGGCCGATAGACAACATAGTTTAGCGAAAGACCGAAAAACGTACACATTACCAAAAAGGTTATTGACCGcttcaaaataatttgaaacaaagaaatttagcaaaattttttgtCTCAGCGCCGATATTAATAGCAGAGTATCGAcgtgcgaaaaagaaaaaaagaaaaagaaagagagagaaagagagcgcttATATCACTCAtactacatatataattattcattccttatttatttctggatttccgcttccgacgcttttttATCAACCATATTTTTGTTcgagcatttaattaattacgcgtttttttttattaacgacaAGCGAAAAacgcttaatataaaaacaagtATAATGTAAACGCGCAATGACTCACGAGTTATTATTGTCTTATGGCGAGGTCATAAGCCTCGCCACTAGTGGGCAAACACCAGCCCAGACAGCACCGAACGCGCCATAGAGGTTCGATGGGCGACCACCGGCCCGACGATagcgcgcgccgccgaggtAAGAGTGGAAGCTCCCCCACTCTCATGTCGGCGGCTATATAAGCCGAGCTCGCAGAGCAGATACCTTGTCTGGTCCTGATCACCGAACCGATCGCTCCTTCCAGAAATCCTAAAGacttcgggcgctcccgaagccctctctagtactctccgactcgggcgctcccgagtcgtccccgggtgctcccggtgagagtcttccgctgtcttgggcgctcccaagacaGAGTATATTCTTCAGGTTCCTGGAGACCTCGGGCGCTTCCGAGGCTCCACCACCGAGGCAaccggataccgccggcgcccccggCTAGTCCGGGCCACCGAGATCCCCTGGACGGACGCTCCTGTCCGACAGGATCTGCCGTACGGCACGCCGCCGACGACACCAGcatcgccgcggtcgggcggtCCCGACTGCCGCCGAGTCCAGTGTACTTCGTGCCACCCGATTccccggacgggcgctcccgtccggtaccggatccgccgcgcgacagCCAGTCGCCGGCactgccgcggtcgggcgctcccgaccgctgcCCCTCGGACCAGCCCGAGCAACCTCGGTCTCACCGACGGGCGCTTCCGTCGGCCTAGACCACAACTAGAAGCCCGAACTATCGTCGTTCTAACGAACCTTGGCTTCGGCGAGCCTCAATCCGGCAAACTACGCGACACTGCAGCCACTACCGTTACATGGCGCCCGAACAGTAAAATTGAAcaccacgacgacgacgggccGGCTTCATGAAAACGTGGATATACGAAAGGACTAAGGCCGAGCTCGCGGCCGAACTAAAACGTTTTGGTCTAGAGTGCGACAGACCAATCGTTAAGCTAAGAAACAGACTTAGAAAATACGTAGAAAGCAATCCCGGATTTCAACCAATGGCAAAGGCGACAGACGCCCAGTCGCCACCACATATCGCGATCAATATGATaggcgacgacgacaacgacaacgacagCGCATCAGTGGCCCCAATAAACCAGGGAAAAGTCATGGATTAAATAAGAAAGTGGGGCTGCCACTTTGATGGAAGGGACCCGTTTGGATTCCTCGAAAGGTTAGAGGAACTGCGAAAAGCGTATGGGTACGACGAAGCACAAATCCTGCTGGGCTTACCGGAGATGCTCCGCGGAGACGCACTTTAATGATATAGAAACAACCAAGAAGGATGGACAACTTGGAGGAACTTTGAAACTACCTTCCGCGCACAGTACCAACCAAAACGACTTCGAACACAAATGTTGCGCGAGATTGAAACCTGGGTTCAGAAGCCGTTAGAAGCATTCCGACAATACGCTACAGCAATACAGACACTGATGCGACGGGCAGGAAACCTCTCGGAAAAAGAACAACTGGATTGGATCTACGAAAATCTACGACCGGAGTACAAGCTCTACATAAAAATGAAAGACGTACGGAATCTAACGGACTTAAACGAACAGGCCACGGAATATGAAGAAATCCGTAGGCAAGTAGAAGCTATCCGCAAGCCCGACACTCCGACACCAGCCATCGCCGCAGCAACCTACAGCCAAGAGGATTGCTGTTGGCGATAAAACAGAAAGGGCACACTCGGCAGAACTGTCGACAAGCACcgaagaaattttgttcgCGATGCGGTAAGGACGGGGTTCTGACCAAAGAGTGTCATCCGTTTCAGGGAAATGACCGAAGGACCGGAAGCGATGCCGCCGCCAGCCGGTCCGCAAACCAAAACTAAGATTCCTTCCGCGGCCGCACGTACAAGTGACCATAGGTAACCAAGAGATAGAGGCTTTATTGGACTCCGGATCCAAAGTCTCATGCATCAATACAGACACACTAGAAATGGCAAAGTCATTTCACTTCGCACCAGACGAAACCGCAACGAGCGTCAGAATGGCGGATGGCGGCACTAGCAATATGAAGAGCAGCATCACACTATCCGTCCAAGTACAAGGGCGAGTATATTGGCACAAGTTTCTGGTTATGCCGGAGTCCAGAAGCTCTATGCTAATCGGGGTAGACCTGTGAACGAAACTAAACCTAACACTGTGGCCGCCACCACAAGGAATAAACAAACCGGAACACAGCTGCATGACGGCCGAATTGGTGACTCAATCAAtggaaaaaaagcaaagacTGCAAGAATTTTTACGAAAGAAACTGCAAAAATTCGAGGGAGTGACGGGCCCTACCGAAATGACGACATACTACTTGCGGGTGAAAAAAGGCCAAGCGCCGATTAAACAGCGATACCGTCCACGCAACCCTGCTATgcagaaagtaattaacagaGAAGTACAACGGATGGAACAGGAAGGGATCATTGAGCCATCACAGGGAGCATGGAGCTCCCCGATCGTGctggtaaagaaaaaagacggaAAATACCGGTTCTGCGTAGACTTTAGGAAGGTAAACACGGTCACAGAAAGAGACGCGTACCCGCTACCACAAGTGAACGCCACGCTGGACAAACTGCGAGGAGCCCGGTATCTCACAACATTAGACTTAAAGGAGGGATATTGGCAGATACCCCTAGCAGTAGAgagccgaccaatcacagcctTTACGGACCCGGGGAAAGGCCTCTTCCAATTCCGAGTGATGCCATTCGGGCTGCATTCGGCACCAGCAACGTTCCAGAGGTTGCTGGACAGGGTATTAGGACCGGAATTGGAACCCCACGTGTTTGTCTATTTCGATGACATCATTATAGCTAGCGAAACGTTCCATGACCATTGTAAACACTTCCAGGACGTCTTCGGCCGGCTCAGGGAGGCCAAACTTCACCTCAATCCTGATAAATGCCAGTTCTGCCGGCCGCAGCTAAAGTATCTCGGCCACATTATCGACAAAAACGGCATCCGAACAGACCCGGGGAAAACGGCGGCAATAGCAGAATGGCCGACACCGACCACGGTCCGGAAAGTAAGGCAGTTTATGGGCCTGGCGTCGTGGTACTGCAAGTTCATTGAGAACTTCTCCAGGAGGGCGGCGCCACTGACACACCTGACGCGAAAAGGAGTGAAATGGAACTGGGGTAAAACGGAGGAAGCGGCATTCCAAGAGCTAAGAGAAGCATTAACATCCACGCCGGTACTGGCCTACCCGGATTTTACGAAACAGTTTGTACTACAAACTGACGCCAGCACTCTAGAACTCGGCGCGGTCCTAACACAACTACAAGAAAGAGGCGAGCGAGTAATCGCGTACGCAAGCAGGACACTTAACACCGCAGAAAGAAACTATAGCGCAACCGAGCTGGAGTGCCTAGCAGTGGTATGGGGCATCCGTAAAATGCGAGGGTACCTTGAAAGGTACAAGTTTAAAGTGATAACAGACCACCAATCCCTCAAGTGGCTGCAAACCTTGGAGGAGCCAACAGGAAGGCTGGGACGCTGGCTATTCGAGCTCCAGCAATTCGAGTTCGACATTAAGTACAGGAAAAGTAGTGCGAACCAAGTAGCAGATGCACTGTCAAGACAACCGGTCATAGATAGTACAGAAAATACGACAATGTGCAAATGGTACTCCCGCATGACAGAGGAAGTCCGGAGCAAACCAGAAGACCACCCGGATTTCAAAGAGGAAAACGGACGGCTCTACCGACACATCTTGCACGATGTAAACTTTCGAGAAGTCGACCCAGCATACCAGTGGAAGCAGTGCGTATCTCGGCCAGACAAAACTGCACTGCTAGCACGCCATCACGCGGAACCGATAGCCGGGCATTTTGGAGTCACGAAAACCATTGCCCGTATGGCCAGATTGTACTACTGGCCGGGAATGTTCCGGGACATCACGAACTACGTCCGAAAGTGCCCAACGTGCTTGGCACATAAGGCGGCCTCGGTCAAACCAGCGGGAAAACTGCACACAACACCGGTATATAGCCCATAACAACAAGTCACCATAGACTTAATAGGACCGCTGCCACGGTCAACAAATGGTCACATATGGCTACTGGTAATGCAGGATCGATTCTCGAAGTGGGTGGAACTACAGCCGCTGCGACAAGCCACCGCCCCGGCCATAACGAAAGCGGTCACCGAGAGAATTCTTTTCCGACATGGATGCCTCGACACAATTATATCGGACAACGGGACACAACTGAAATCAAAACAGTTGAAAGAATTACTTCAGTCCTGGAAGATCGAACACCGCACAACTCCAGTATACATGCCGCAATGCAACCCGGTGGAAAGAACAAACCGCACAATTAAGACGATGATTGCGCAGTTCACGCATCGCAATCACCGACGATGGGATGAACACCTAAGTCCCCTCCAATTTGCGTACAACACAGCGCGACACGAGGCGACCGGATATACCCCGGCGTACTTAAACCACGGCCGGGAACTAGCGCTACCGCATCCAGAAGACAGACGGCATGCAACACCGACAAGTCCGCATCAGACCCAACGATGGTTGGAAGACGCGCACAAAGTAGTGCGAATAAACATGGCACGAGCCTTTCAACACCAGGAGGTGCACTACAACCTCAGACGGCGGGAATGGCGTCCAAAAGTGGGGGACATAGTGTGGAAACGTGAACacactttataaaaaaaagcgcggGAATCAACGTCAAACTATCCGCCAAATACGCCGGGCCAATGACAATCAAGAAAATCCACTCACCGGTAATCGTGGATTTACGGGACACACGGGGAAAGGTCCATAAGCactgtgacgtggcggcttcgCTGCCTTGCCGCAGCTCCCCGCGGTTGTCACGGGTCAATGCAAGGCTCGATAGCATAGTccgaataaaaagataaaaagggaGGGGTAAAGGGAGAAACAGCGACACCTCCGAAGGCCCATACACCGTGTGCGAGCGCGCAATCATCcgcgaatatttttgtttaattaaacggcGCTGAATCGGGCGGAGAGCGACCGGTGGACCGCGAGAGACGGAGGACGGAGCGCGGGAACACAACAGCGAGAGGGTACGAGCTGGCAAGACAACACCGGGGGACGGAGGAGCGTCAGAGAGATCCTGGAATACCTCCAGACCCACAGAAGTGCCCGGGAAGGGAGGCCACCCGACCCGAGAGCACTGGACATAATTCGCGGCCGAAATCATGCTGCGCAGATACGCCGTACTACGAGGATCCGACGCCGAGGGAGACGTCGCGGAAGCCGAGTCACGTACCCCATCCGAAACGCGCGCCGATAAACTAGTTAGTGATAGGGCCCCGCGAGGGCAGCTGTGCCCGCGAAAAACTAGCGGCGacatcgcgcgcgaaaaagcGGCGGGACCCAGGAGAGGGGGGACGAGTCAGCTCGCCTGCCGAAGTTcggcgcggtcctcgctctctcctgCGATAGCGTGCGACGAAAACGGGTGGCGAGCGATCCCGAAAAAGCGGCGTAGGATAAGCGAGCGAGTCCGTGGAAGGTAGCGTGCCAGGACCAGCGGTATTTTTGCGAGGATGCGTCGTGATGAAGGTGAGGTTGTCCACCCGGTCCACTGCGGTAACATTCTTTTTGTGAAGCCTTTCGCTTCTCGGGGCAATACCCGCGTGTTCGGACGATCCCCGGCCACGTGTTGCGAGTACCCGGGCTCGGAAAAAAAGGCTTGGCGGAACCTTGTTACAGTGTCTGACCATTGTGTTTGTGAGTAGCTACCGACGGGCGTCCGGAGGCGGTCGGCGGGACCCCGCGAGAGATTTTGGCTTCGGACCGCTACTCTAATGTAATTACAACGCTACCGAACGTCTTAGTGCTCGCGTCCGCACGGAGAGCTCTCGGCAGCGACCGAGGTCGGAAACCGAAATCCCGCGATCTCGTTCACGACGGACGATCTTACACGTAAATTCTTGTGTGTCGTTGCGTCTCGCGAAAACACGTCGCGGGTACAGGAGGTGCGTGGCCGACAACCAAAATAGtcagggccgacgcgagagCTACGAGAGAACGAGATCCAAGGGAGATACTCGTGGCGATCTAATAGCGGTTCAAaccagtgatgggaattttagctccgagcaacatcgatgttgctggagtggggaaccacgcacacacgccagcgtcctgtcggtgagcgcgctTCGTTCGGCCTCGCTCGGCTTCGCTCGGCTTtcagaagaggacagatatatatatgttccgtcttcgTCGCACCGAGGCAGCTACGATTCGTAGGCGACGAGTCGTAGCCTTCGAGTTACGGTGACTAAGACGAGTGCTCGCATCGTGCgagccgcgtgaatcgcgggcaccaagatgcatatttttttacaggctgtatgttagaatatgatgtggtcttccgcactacccaggaggtgccacttacagtgcgttaggttttttaatgtggaccttcgccagtagccatatcataccacatttctgaattgtctaacacgcaaagtgtccgacaaacttaatattaaattattaataaactgtctaacacgcaaagtgtccgacagaatgcgtatactatatgtaggaaggataattttttacgggagtaaatgaaaaagaagagcaacaatattatttaaatttttattttattagttaaaaaaaaattggtaaatTTTTTGCCCGCCCCGGCCTTGCATGCCGCCCCGGCCTCGCATGCCGCCCCGGCTTCGCATGCCGCCCCGGCCTCGCATGCCGCCTCGGTCTCGCATGCCGCCCCGGCCTCGCATACCGCCCCGGCCTCTCCAAAAACTTCTTCTCGAACGTCCGGCCGCGTAacctctttttcgtttttctaaaatgtataaataaaaaaataagtatatactaaatataaataataaatatgaatttaaatattgttattacttTGCTGCTtctgctgcggctgcggctgcggctgcggctgctgctcctgctgctgctcctgctgctgcggctgcggctgcggctgcggctgctgctcctgctgctgcggctgcggctgcggatgcggctgcggctgcggctgcggctgcggctgttGTTGCAGTTGTTCCTGCAACTGCTTATGTTTCTGTAATAGAGCGGTAATTTGATGCTCTACCTCTACGAGCCGCTCTAATGcactattttctaaaaaatgaaaaaagtattaattttacaatatatgaattacaaaaaaaataacaattatgtatattacttaCGAGGATTTTCGCTCATCTTTAGACGATTTCGCTCGCTTTTAGACGTCTACTGCTCGTTTATAACTTTGTAAGCGATTATATACAATGCATTTGTTTTGCCCTAAGCTACGAGCGCTTCGTGACCGCGAGcagaaacgataaataaaaaattattatatatactgaAAGTACTTCTACAGTTAAATTAGTATATATTGACAGTTTATTTGCTCAATTGTAATAGTTTttgtgagaaataattattacagaaagcTGCAACAGATTGTaagtcttttcaatttatttttatttttcgtatctaatatttataatatataaaacattaaaatgtgcgatttattgaaaaagaaagctaAGCGAAGCTTTGTTGAAGCTTGGCTTTCTGATGATCGCTATAAATCTTGGATACGAAAAGTTCCCTCAGATGATAGTTTATatcattgtattatttgtaaaaaagatttttcgtgCAATACATGTGTATCACGACATGCGGATTCTGCGTGtcataatgagaaaattaatgaaaccgattttgaaacaaataatgacgcaaacgagaaaaatattagttacGGGGCACGGCAAACATTCCGACAACAATGGttagatattgaaatatttaaaccatggttgcgcgaagtatcacataataaaaaattatgtttttgtacattttgtgaaatatatatggtggctaaattatcgaatatttatcgTCATGCAGAATCCGAAgtacatattattaacaatgaaaatagaaaaaaaaagatataaatgatatgtgtgacaaaaatatgaaCGTGGAATCACTTGTGCCGATTGATGATGAAAAGAAGGCAGCAGAAATTCGATATGCTGCATTtattgctgaaaaaaatatttcattcgaaACGGCACAAGATATTCTaacattgtttaaagaaataggaaaggattctaaaataataaaaggcaTGACAATGaatcgaaaaaaatgttaaggaATTATTTCCAACGTTTTATGTCCGATAGAAACAAATCGTGTAGTTgacatattacaaaataataaattttcaatttttgtagaTGAAACATCAGACATTTCGAATCAGAAATGGATGACGTTTCTTGTGCGGTATGTTGATCCTGAAACGTTAGATAGTCGTTcacaattagtaaaattaataaatattgacgcAAAAATAgcagcgcggaaaaattatttgatacatttttaaatgaaatgtgaaaattgcaaattccatttcaaaatataattgctatgTCATGCGACAATGCACATGTTATGGTGGGCAAATATTcatcttttaaaacaaaacttcaaaagttttgtcataaattattaacattttcatgccCGTGCCATTCCGCAGCTTTAATTGCACATAATGCATGTAGTAAAATTCTAGAACATTGCGaagaatttgttaaaaaagtaGCAACTTTTATCAACAGTAGTCCGAAACGTTCGGctatttttgaagaatttgcTATAAGTTTTCAGGAAACAAAccgcaaaattttaaagttgtcAGATACACGATGGCTTTCTCGGTATTCAAGTATTGAACGACTTCTTGAGTACTGGAATACtctatttctgtttttaactgaaatagtagtaaatgaaaaaacaaaatctggagaatatatactttctaTAATGCAAAAACCTGATACAAAAGCttacctattatttttaaaacatattttatatcattttaattctttcaatctCTTTTTCCAAAGCCTAGAAACAAGAATCCAagtattaaacagaaaatctttagaatttttatgtggcatttgtagaaatttcttaaaaccTGAGCTATTAAgcagtttaaaagaaattgatatgcCAGAGTttgataaaacagaaaatcaaatttcaataaatgaaatatatttaggagAAGAATGtcaaatatatctaaaaaatttaattacggaagGACATACAGACGTTGTTGCAAACATTCGACGAGATTGTTTGCAATTTTACGTAACAGCTGCACAAGACATTTGCAAAAGGCTACCAATACGTGATgcctttttatcaaaattaaaagtttttgaatttaatacggCTTTACGCGATAGTAATAGAGAAAGTTCATTTCGTGATGTCTCTTATATCGTGAGCACCTTTGGAGGCTTTGATGAAAAAGATTTGAAGAAAGAGTGGTTTGCATTATACAAAGATTTTTCAGAATCAGATAAAGATTTGTTAGCAATATTAGAGTTTGATgaattgtggaaaaaaattttaaaaagtcatCGATATCCTAATTTAAAGTCTGTCTTGAATGCTGTTAGATCATTGCCAAATTCAAATGCCGATTCCGAAaaaatcttttcctttttaccagatataaaaactaaaaaacgaaacaaacttGCACCTGCAAACGTAAATGCTTTATGCGTGTTTAAGTCAGCattaaaagcgagaaagaaaaccGCTCTAAATATTAACATCAATGAAGagcatttatctttaatgtcaacagacaaattatattctacatgtcataaaaaacaagaaagtcATCTA includes these proteins:
- the LOC139104338 gene encoding SCAN domain-containing protein 3-like produces the protein MSCDNAHVMVGKYSSFKTKLQKFCHKLLTFSCPCHSAALIAHNACSKILEHCEEFVKKVATFINSSPKRSAIFEEFAISFQETNRKILKLSDTRWLSRYSSIERLLEYWNTLFLFLTEIVVNEKTKSGEYILSIMQKPDTKAYLLFLKHILYHFNSFNLFFQSLETRIQVLNRKSLEFLCGICRNFLKPELLSSLKEIDMPEFDKTENQISINEIYLGEECQIYLKNLITEGHTDVVANIRRDCLQFYVTAAQDICKRLPIRDAFLSKLKVFEFNTALRDSNRESSFRDVSYIVSTFGGFDEKDLKKEWFALYKDFSESDKDLLAILEFDELWKKILKSHRYPNLKSVLNAVRSLPNSNADSEKIFSFLPDIKTKKRNKLAPANVNALCVFKSALKARKKTALNININEEHLSLMSTDKLYSTCHKKQESHLTLYTADDCDMAGPSSSTML